The following coding sequences lie in one Notolabrus celidotus isolate fNotCel1 chromosome 20, fNotCel1.pri, whole genome shotgun sequence genomic window:
- the tnnt1 gene encoding troponin T, slow skeletal muscle isoform X2: MTVLSNDQEAQEEEEERPKPKPMVPQLAAPKIPEGERVDFDDIHRKRMEKDLLELHTLIDVHFEQRKKDEEELIGLKDRIERRRSERAEIQRVRTEKEKDRQNRIAEERHRKEEEEAKKKADDDAKKKKVLSGMGANFGGFLAKAESRKGKRLTGKEIKRKTLTERRKPLDTDSMREDALKQRAQDMWNKIYELESEKFDYIEHMKHQKYEIIVLLNRIQHAQKFKKVHGKGKVGGRWK; the protein is encoded by the exons AAGAGGAGCGCCCAAAACCCAa ACCCATGGTGCCTCAACTTGCCGCTCCAAAGATTCCTGAGGGTGAGAGGGTGGACTTTGAT GACATCCACAGGAAGCGTATGGAGAAAGACTTACTGGAGCTGCACACCCTGATTGATGTCCATTTtgagcagaggaagaaggatgaggaggaacTTATCGGCCTCAAGGACCGTATT GAGCGTCGCCGGTCAGAGCGGGCTGAGATCCAGCGAGTTAgaacagagaaggagaaggacaGACAGAACAGGATCGCG GAGGAACGCcacagaaaagaggaagaggaggccaaGAAGAAGGCTGATGATGACGCCAAAAAGAAGAAAGTGCTGTCCGGCATGGGAGCAAACTTTGGGGGCTTTTTGGCAAAG GCTGAGTCAAGGAAGGGGAAGCGTCTGACAGGCAAAGAGATCAAGCGGAAGACTCTGACTGAGAGACGAAAGCCTTTAGACACTGATAGCATGAGAGAGGATGCGCTTAA GCAACGAGCCCAAGACATGTGGAACAAGATCTACGAGCTGGAATCTGAGAAATTTGACTACATTGAGCACATGAAGCACCAGAAATATGAG ATCATCGTGCTGCTGAACAGAATCCAACATGCTCAGAAATT TAAAAAAGTCCACGGTAAAGGAAAGGTTGGTGGTCGCTGGAAGTAA
- the tnnt1 gene encoding troponin T, slow skeletal muscle isoform X4, which translates to MIKKPRRKKRSAQNPNPWCLNLPLQRFLRDIHRKRMEKDLLELHTLIDVHFEQRKKDEEELIGLKDRIERRRSERAEIQRVRTEKEKDRQNRIAEERHRKEEEEAKKKADDDAKKKKVLSGMGANFGGFLAKAESRKGKRLTGKEIKRKTLTERRKPLDTDSMREDALKQRAQDMWNKIYELESEKFDYIEHMKHQKYEIIVLLNRIQHAQKFKKVHGKGKVGGRWK; encoded by the exons AAGAGGAGCGCCCAAAACCCAa ACCCATGGTGCCTCAACTTGCCGCTCCAAAGATTCCTGAGG GACATCCACAGGAAGCGTATGGAGAAAGACTTACTGGAGCTGCACACCCTGATTGATGTCCATTTtgagcagaggaagaaggatgaggaggaacTTATCGGCCTCAAGGACCGTATT GAGCGTCGCCGGTCAGAGCGGGCTGAGATCCAGCGAGTTAgaacagagaaggagaaggacaGACAGAACAGGATCGCG GAGGAACGCcacagaaaagaggaagaggaggccaaGAAGAAGGCTGATGATGACGCCAAAAAGAAGAAAGTGCTGTCCGGCATGGGAGCAAACTTTGGGGGCTTTTTGGCAAAG GCTGAGTCAAGGAAGGGGAAGCGTCTGACAGGCAAAGAGATCAAGCGGAAGACTCTGACTGAGAGACGAAAGCCTTTAGACACTGATAGCATGAGAGAGGATGCGCTTAA GCAACGAGCCCAAGACATGTGGAACAAGATCTACGAGCTGGAATCTGAGAAATTTGACTACATTGAGCACATGAAGCACCAGAAATATGAG ATCATCGTGCTGCTGAACAGAATCCAACATGCTCAGAAATT TAAAAAAGTCCACGGTAAAGGAAAGGTTGGTGGTCGCTGGAAGTAA
- the tnnt1 gene encoding troponin T, slow skeletal muscle isoform X3 — protein MEEDSKSTKIKKPRRKKRSAQNPNPWCLNLPLQRFLRDIHRKRMEKDLLELHTLIDVHFEQRKKDEEELIGLKDRIERRRSERAEIQRVRTEKEKDRQNRIAEERHRKEEEEAKKKADDDAKKKKVLSGMGANFGGFLAKAESRKGKRLTGKEIKRKTLTERRKPLDTDSMREDALKQRAQDMWNKIYELESEKFDYIEHMKHQKYEIIVLLNRIQHAQKFKKVHGKGKVGGRWK, from the exons AAGAGGAGCGCCCAAAACCCAa ACCCATGGTGCCTCAACTTGCCGCTCCAAAGATTCCTGAGG GACATCCACAGGAAGCGTATGGAGAAAGACTTACTGGAGCTGCACACCCTGATTGATGTCCATTTtgagcagaggaagaaggatgaggaggaacTTATCGGCCTCAAGGACCGTATT GAGCGTCGCCGGTCAGAGCGGGCTGAGATCCAGCGAGTTAgaacagagaaggagaaggacaGACAGAACAGGATCGCG GAGGAACGCcacagaaaagaggaagaggaggccaaGAAGAAGGCTGATGATGACGCCAAAAAGAAGAAAGTGCTGTCCGGCATGGGAGCAAACTTTGGGGGCTTTTTGGCAAAG GCTGAGTCAAGGAAGGGGAAGCGTCTGACAGGCAAAGAGATCAAGCGGAAGACTCTGACTGAGAGACGAAAGCCTTTAGACACTGATAGCATGAGAGAGGATGCGCTTAA GCAACGAGCCCAAGACATGTGGAACAAGATCTACGAGCTGGAATCTGAGAAATTTGACTACATTGAGCACATGAAGCACCAGAAATATGAG ATCATCGTGCTGCTGAACAGAATCCAACATGCTCAGAAATT TAAAAAAGTCCACGGTAAAGGAAAGGTTGGTGGTCGCTGGAAGTAA